The following coding sequences are from one Nicotiana tabacum cultivar K326 chromosome 1, ASM71507v2, whole genome shotgun sequence window:
- the LOC107794612 gene encoding transcription elongation factor 1 homolog: MGKRKSKSKPPPKKRMDKLDTVFSCPFCSHGTSVECRIDMKNLIGEANCRICQESFSTTVTALTEPIDIYSEWIDECERVNNYEEDDVSYKLDPNE; the protein is encoded by the exons ATGGGAAAGAGGAAGTCAAAGTCAAAGCCACCTCCAAAGAAGAGGATGGACAAACTTGATACTGTTTTCAGCTGTCCTTTCTGTAGTCATGGCACCAGCGTGGAATGTCGCat TGATATGAAAAACTTGATTGGCGAGGCGAATTGCAGGATCTGCCAAGAGAGCTTCAGCACCACAGTCACTG CACTAACAGAGCCTATTGATAT ATACAGTGAATGGATTGACGAGTGTGAACGAGTCAACAACTACGAAGAAGATGATGTTTCCTACAAGTTAGATCCTAATGAATGA